A genome region from Synergistaceae bacterium includes the following:
- the buk gene encoding butyrate kinase yields the protein MEKLLILNPGSTSTKIAIYDGEQALFTENILHSAEEVGAFEKVADQYAFRRDLVLKHLADHGVEVDDLSGIVSRGGLLPPVQAGAYEINEDMVWQLTYAPQNEHASNLGALIAFSIANSASKGRLPAWIYDAVTVDEMIPVTQITGFAEMRRKGIGHNLNMRAAGMRYARERGKKYEECRLVIVHMGGGISLGLHYHGRIIDMVNDEEGPFSPERSGGLPLFQVIKMATSGRYDERSLMKRVKNRGGLVAHFGTNSAENVERMAEEGDERAKLVYEAMALNVSKFAAALATVVEGDVEAIILTGGIAHSKKFTGMIEKRVKFIAPVVVYPGENEMHSLAMGGLRVLRGQETARKFKAVRDL from the coding sequence ATGGAAAAATTGTTGATTTTGAACCCGGGATCCACTTCCACAAAAATTGCGATTTATGACGGCGAGCAGGCTCTTTTCACGGAAAATATCCTTCACTCGGCCGAGGAGGTGGGCGCGTTTGAAAAGGTGGCGGATCAGTACGCCTTTCGCAGAGATCTGGTGCTGAAACACCTTGCGGACCACGGCGTTGAAGTCGACGACCTGTCGGGCATCGTTTCCAGAGGAGGGCTGCTTCCCCCCGTTCAGGCGGGAGCCTATGAGATCAACGAAGACATGGTCTGGCAGCTCACCTACGCGCCTCAGAACGAACACGCCTCGAACCTGGGCGCTCTGATCGCCTTTTCCATAGCGAACAGCGCGTCGAAGGGCAGGCTCCCCGCCTGGATTTACGACGCCGTCACCGTGGACGAAATGATTCCGGTCACTCAGATCACCGGCTTCGCTGAAATGAGGAGAAAGGGTATCGGGCACAACCTCAACATGCGGGCCGCGGGAATGCGTTACGCCCGGGAAAGGGGCAAAAAATACGAGGAATGCCGCCTGGTCATCGTTCATATGGGCGGCGGCATCTCCCTGGGGCTTCATTATCACGGGCGGATTATCGACATGGTCAACGATGAGGAGGGGCCGTTTTCTCCGGAGCGCTCCGGCGGGCTGCCGCTTTTTCAGGTGATAAAAATGGCGACGTCAGGCCGGTACGACGAAAGGTCCCTGATGAAACGGGTCAAGAACAGGGGCGGCCTTGTGGCGCATTTCGGAACCAACAGCGCGGAAAACGTCGAAAGGATGGCCGAGGAGGGGGACGAACGCGCGAAGCTCGTTTACGAAGCCATGGCGCTGAACGTCTCGAAGTTCGCGGCGGCGCTGGCGACGGTGGTGGAGGGGGACGTGGAGGCCATCATCCTCACGGGGGGTATAGCGCACTCCAAAAAATTTACCGGAATGATCGAAAAACGTGTGAAGTTCATCGCTCCCGTGGTGGTCTATCCCGGAGAAAATGAAATGCACTCCCTGGCGATGGGGGGTCTGCGGGTGCTGCGGGGACAGGAAACGGCCCGAAAGTTCAAGGCGGTGCGGGATCTGTGA
- a CDS encoding 2-keto-3-deoxygluconate permease: MKLLKMVQKVPGGLMVVPLLLGSLISLFFPNLLKVGGLTTATFATGASSFIGCSLFCVGSQINIIELGTPIKRSIVLLIAKFCAGFIPTLIVSTLFGPDGVLGITPLMLLAAVTNSNGGLYLGLMAEYGDENDLAAQSLLGINDGPFLTLLGMGLAGLANFDIVALLASIGPLLVGIVLGNLDRDIAAFFKPGIGMTIPFLAFCLGTGVNLTNIAKGGAVGIALGLLTIVLSFLFVVSADKFILRRPGYAGAALCTAAGNAVATPAILGEVSPNLLPQVPEATTAVAAAVIVTVILVPVVTSFAAKKWGCPRYDREAKETPRG; the protein is encoded by the coding sequence ATGAAACTGCTGAAAATGGTACAAAAGGTTCCGGGCGGCCTGATGGTCGTTCCTCTGCTGTTGGGCTCCCTGATCAGCCTTTTTTTTCCGAATCTCCTGAAGGTGGGGGGACTCACGACCGCCACTTTTGCCACGGGCGCCAGTTCCTTCATCGGCTGCAGTCTCTTTTGCGTCGGGTCTCAGATCAACATAATAGAACTGGGAACGCCGATCAAACGAAGCATTGTTCTGCTGATCGCGAAGTTTTGCGCGGGATTCATCCCCACCCTTATCGTTTCGACCCTTTTTGGCCCTGACGGCGTGCTGGGGATCACGCCCCTGATGCTTCTGGCCGCCGTGACCAACTCCAACGGAGGGCTCTACCTGGGGCTCATGGCCGAATATGGCGACGAAAACGACCTGGCGGCTCAGTCTCTGCTGGGGATCAACGACGGGCCTTTCCTGACGCTGTTGGGTATGGGGCTCGCCGGACTGGCGAATTTCGACATCGTCGCGCTGCTGGCCTCCATCGGCCCTCTGCTGGTGGGAATTGTGCTGGGGAACCTGGACAGGGACATTGCCGCGTTTTTCAAGCCGGGCATCGGCATGACGATTCCCTTTCTGGCTTTCTGCCTGGGGACCGGCGTCAATCTGACCAACATCGCTAAGGGAGGCGCGGTCGGCATCGCTCTGGGTCTGCTTACCATCGTTCTTTCCTTCCTGTTTGTCGTTTCGGCCGATAAATTCATTCTGCGCCGTCCCGGTTACGCCGGAGCCGCCCTCTGCACCGCGGCGGGCAACGCCGTGGCCACCCCCGCCATTCTGGGAGAGGTCAGCCCCAACCTGCTGCCTCAGGTTCCCGAAGCGACCACAGCCGTCGCGGCGGCCGTCATCGTGACGGTGATTCTGGTTCCCGTCGTCACGTCTTTCGCGGCAAAAAAATGGGGCTGCCCCCGTTACGACCGTGAGGCGAAAGAAACGCCCCGCGGCTAG
- a CDS encoding UxaA family hydrolase gives MENAVFIRPNDSVVTVTEAVSRGGVVRYPDGQTVTAVQDIPIYHKVAVVEIGKGGAVYKYGEKIGLASADIHVGEHVHTHNLESERA, from the coding sequence ATGGAAAATGCCGTTTTCATTCGCCCCAACGATTCGGTGGTGACGGTGACGGAGGCCGTGAGCAGGGGCGGGGTCGTCCGTTATCCCGACGGGCAGACCGTGACCGCGGTTCAGGATATTCCCATCTATCACAAAGTCGCCGTCGTCGAAATCGGAAAAGGCGGGGCGGTGTACAAGTACGGCGAAAAAATCGGTCTCGCGTCGGCGGATATTCACGTGGGAGAACATGTGCACACACACAATCTCGAAAGCGAACGGGCCTGA
- a CDS encoding indolepyruvate oxidoreductase subunit beta gives MTSSILLVGVGGQGTILISRILSNGLMEMGFDVKMSEIHGMSQRGGSVTTQIRYGEKVFAPNIGAGEADVIVAFEKIEALRSLPFLKKDGRVILDEREIYPMPVLTGSAQYPHQAIDELKSLVSRVTVIPAARIAEELGNIRAQNIVLLGALTKVLKLDEKIDWRDLVAKNVPPKAKDLNLAAYDAGQKSDIKL, from the coding sequence ATGACCAGCAGCATTCTTTTGGTGGGCGTCGGAGGGCAGGGCACCATTCTCATCTCCAGAATCCTTTCCAACGGCCTGATGGAAATGGGTTTCGACGTCAAAATGAGCGAAATACACGGCATGAGTCAGCGAGGCGGCAGCGTCACGACGCAGATTCGGTACGGCGAAAAGGTGTTCGCCCCCAATATCGGCGCGGGCGAGGCCGACGTCATCGTCGCCTTCGAAAAAATCGAGGCCCTGCGCTCCCTGCCGTTTCTGAAAAAAGACGGGCGCGTCATTCTCGACGAACGCGAAATTTACCCGATGCCGGTGCTGACGGGCTCAGCGCAGTATCCCCACCAGGCCATCGACGAGCTGAAATCCCTCGTGTCCCGGGTGACGGTGATTCCGGCGGCGAGGATCGCCGAAGAGCTTGGAAACATCCGGGCGCAGAACATCGTCCTTCTGGGAGCTCTGACCAAAGTTCTGAAGCTCGACGAGAAAATCGACTGGCGGGACCTGGTGGCAAAGAACGTGCCGCCCAAAGCAAAGGACCTGAACCTGGCGGCCTACGACGCCGGGCAAAAATCTGACATAAAGCTATAA
- a CDS encoding nickel-dependent lactate racemase — protein MTFIKFPKIPVTIEGMENIQIPRMMKIRQIYDKNKIDDIRAFVLKQMEDNLRDHGRFAGKKICITAGSRGIPSLDVIIKAVADKLKEWGAEPFVIPAMGSHGGATAEGQKEMIATYNITEKSIGVPIRATMDVSRVGDLADGTPVYCDRIAFESDGIVVLNKVKPHTDFRGDHESGVAKMMAIGLANHKGASMFHMMGFPTFAKRIPQVCEVFLKKAPIAFGVGIVQNAYDDISEIEVMEKELILEKDRELLKIAKAKIAKFKMPHIDVLVIDEIGKNVSGNGHDPNITGRSNSPGFEDVIDIKKIFIRGLNEETHHNACGLAWADVTTRRCMESVDFGLTWINVVTSTMLNGGKSPMYMENDRDALLLCIRTCNGIDFNRAKVVRIKDTLSMEIIEVSESYRDELKDNPEVEILGEPREMQFDKDGFLL, from the coding sequence ATGACGTTCATTAAATTTCCAAAAATTCCCGTCACCATTGAGGGGATGGAGAACATTCAAATCCCCAGAATGATGAAAATTCGGCAGATTTACGACAAAAACAAAATCGACGACATCCGGGCCTTCGTCCTGAAGCAGATGGAGGACAACCTGCGGGACCACGGGCGCTTCGCGGGAAAGAAAATCTGCATCACCGCCGGAAGCCGCGGCATCCCCAGCCTGGACGTCATCATCAAAGCCGTCGCCGACAAGCTGAAGGAGTGGGGCGCGGAGCCCTTCGTCATTCCGGCCATGGGCAGCCACGGCGGCGCCACGGCCGAGGGGCAGAAAGAGATGATCGCCACCTACAACATCACGGAAAAGTCCATCGGCGTCCCCATCCGCGCCACGATGGACGTTTCGAGGGTGGGAGACCTGGCGGACGGCACGCCGGTTTACTGCGACCGGATAGCCTTCGAGTCCGACGGCATCGTCGTTCTCAACAAAGTCAAGCCCCACACCGATTTTCGGGGCGACCACGAAAGCGGCGTGGCGAAAATGATGGCCATCGGCCTCGCCAACCACAAGGGCGCGTCCATGTTCCACATGATGGGCTTCCCCACCTTCGCAAAACGCATTCCGCAGGTCTGCGAGGTGTTCCTGAAGAAGGCCCCCATCGCCTTCGGCGTGGGCATCGTTCAGAACGCCTACGACGACATCAGCGAGATCGAGGTCATGGAGAAGGAGCTTATTCTGGAAAAGGATCGGGAGCTCCTGAAGATCGCCAAGGCGAAGATCGCGAAGTTCAAGATGCCCCATATCGACGTTCTCGTTATCGACGAAATCGGCAAGAACGTCAGCGGAAACGGGCACGACCCCAACATCACGGGGAGGAGCAACTCCCCTGGCTTCGAGGACGTCATCGACATCAAAAAAATATTCATCCGCGGCCTCAACGAGGAGACTCACCACAACGCCTGCGGCCTCGCCTGGGCGGACGTGACCACGCGGCGCTGCATGGAAAGCGTGGATTTCGGCCTGACCTGGATCAACGTGGTCACTTCCACCATGCTCAACGGGGGAAAATCCCCCATGTACATGGAGAACGACCGGGACGCTCTGCTGCTGTGCATCCGGACCTGCAACGGCATCGACTTCAACAGGGCGAAGGTCGTCCGCATCAAAGACACCCTTTCCATGGAGATCATAGAGGTTTCGGAGAGCTACCGTGACGAGCTGAAGGACAACCCGGAGGTCGAAATCCTGGGTGAACCCCGCGAAATGCAGTTCGACAAAGACGGGTTCCTGCTTTGA
- a CDS encoding helix-turn-helix transcriptional regulator: MKSDSNEFIDFLKELASMIAGTFGDSCEVVLSDLDHPDSSILAIFNNSVTGRKVGDPLFPFAMERVRNSADGYYINYLVNKNRKLIKTSTVSGKIGKNNVAFCINYDCSELENIRASLERFLAMRKDTAGEGESTAFPPSATMEALNEALRLVQKPVRLLNKKDRLRIIAYLEERGIFQMQKSIQTAAQFLGVSRYTVYNYLNELRAEKDSV; encoded by the coding sequence ATGAAAAGCGACAGCAATGAATTTATCGATTTTTTGAAAGAACTGGCGAGCATGATTGCGGGAACTTTCGGGGACAGCTGTGAGGTGGTTTTGTCGGACCTGGATCATCCGGACTCCTCGATTCTGGCGATTTTCAACAACAGCGTGACGGGGCGGAAGGTCGGGGACCCGCTTTTTCCCTTTGCGATGGAAAGGGTGCGGAACAGCGCGGACGGTTACTATATCAATTATCTGGTCAACAAAAACCGTAAATTGATAAAAACGTCGACGGTGAGCGGCAAAATCGGGAAAAACAATGTCGCGTTCTGCATCAACTACGATTGCAGCGAGCTGGAAAATATTCGCGCTTCGCTGGAGCGTTTTCTCGCTATGCGAAAAGACACGGCCGGCGAGGGTGAGAGCACGGCCTTCCCCCCTTCGGCGACGATGGAGGCCCTGAATGAAGCCCTCAGGCTCGTGCAAAAGCCGGTGCGCCTGCTGAACAAAAAGGACAGGCTCCGGATCATCGCGTATCTTGAGGAGAGGGGCATTTTTCAGATGCAAAAGAGCATTCAGACGGCGGCTCAGTTTCTGGGCGTCTCCAGATATACCGTTTACAACTATTTGAACGAGCTGCGCGCGGAAAAGGACTCCGTGTGA
- a CDS encoding UxaA family hydrolase — protein sequence MKELKFMGFKRPDGRVGIRNHVLIIPTCACSGDVAKMIASRSEGCVSMNNQNGCGQTKGDLKITLDLLAGFAANPNVYGTLVVGLGCESLQYGVLRDKINSLTNKPLEYVGIQQEGGVGRTLKKGLALASRLAEDAKRCTREECDISHLILGTNCGGSDPTSGLSANRVVGDISDRLSDLGATTIISETPEFVGAEHVLAKQACNPEVGRQIIDIVKQYEDRLAAVGESLREGNPSPGNKASGVTTLEEKSLGCIHKAGTRPIQAVFSSGQMIDVHGTVVMDTVAYDVASVADMTASGSQMTLFTTGMGNPVGSPIVPVLKVTGNHRTFEWNNDFLDFDTSDSIANKKTIHELGGELLDLILEVCSGKKVKAEEWGMTEIAINRLCTFA from the coding sequence GTGAAAGAATTGAAATTTATGGGGTTCAAACGCCCGGACGGGCGAGTGGGCATCCGAAACCACGTTTTGATTATCCCCACCTGCGCCTGTTCCGGGGACGTGGCGAAAATGATCGCCTCGCGCTCGGAAGGCTGCGTCTCCATGAATAACCAGAACGGCTGCGGGCAGACCAAAGGCGACCTGAAAATCACGCTGGACCTGCTGGCGGGTTTCGCGGCCAATCCCAACGTCTATGGAACTCTCGTGGTGGGGCTCGGCTGCGAATCGCTCCAGTACGGTGTGCTCCGCGACAAAATAAACTCGCTGACGAACAAGCCGCTGGAGTACGTGGGCATTCAGCAGGAGGGCGGCGTCGGACGCACGCTGAAGAAGGGCCTCGCCCTCGCTTCCCGACTGGCGGAGGACGCGAAGCGCTGCACCCGTGAAGAATGCGACATTTCTCATCTCATCCTCGGAACGAACTGCGGCGGCTCCGACCCCACCTCCGGCCTCTCCGCCAACCGCGTCGTCGGCGACATCAGCGACCGCCTCTCGGATCTCGGCGCCACCACGATCATCAGCGAGACGCCGGAGTTCGTCGGAGCGGAACACGTTCTGGCCAAACAGGCCTGCAACCCCGAAGTGGGGCGTCAGATCATCGACATCGTGAAGCAATACGAAGATCGTCTGGCGGCGGTGGGCGAAAGCCTGAGGGAAGGCAACCCGTCCCCCGGAAACAAGGCCAGCGGGGTCACGACTCTGGAGGAAAAATCCCTGGGCTGCATTCACAAGGCGGGAACCCGCCCCATTCAGGCGGTGTTTTCGTCGGGACAGATGATCGACGTGCACGGAACGGTGGTCATGGACACCGTGGCGTACGACGTGGCCTCGGTCGCGGACATGACCGCCAGCGGCTCCCAGATGACGCTTTTCACCACCGGCATGGGCAACCCCGTGGGCAGTCCCATCGTTCCGGTGCTGAAGGTTACGGGCAACCACAGGACTTTCGAATGGAACAACGACTTTCTGGACTTCGACACCAGCGACAGCATCGCGAACAAAAAAACCATCCATGAACTGGGTGGAGAACTGCTCGACCTGATCCTTGAGGTGTGCAGCGGCAAAAAAGTCAAAGCCGAGGAATGGGGTATGACCGAAATCGCCATCAACCGTCTTTGCACTTTCGCGTAA
- the ilvD gene encoding dihydroxy-acid dehydratase: MLRSQRLFRRDEYLSPRAAFKSMGYGNADFEKPIIGIANSFTELVPGHTNLRELADWVKRGIYAGGGTAVEFGTIATCDCLSNGHRGMYFSLPSRDLIADEIETVAETSLLDGLIMLGSCDKIVPGMMMAAARLNIPSVILCGGPMLSGLPFDGRSSDFTSLTEAFGMFKAGKITRQDLNLLEDQCGPTCGSCQFIGTANTMCCLAEVLGLSLPGSAAIPAVYAERKRAAEAAGSAIVSLVRQNIRPEAVITRESIQNAIIALNAIGGSTNAVLHMLALAYEIDVPAEEVLEWFEHYGKTVPLIAKIYPASKYTMEHFYLSGGIPQVLKELKDVLFMNCMTATGKTMGENIENYPYSFPPNREIVKTAAEPFGVGTGVAILRGNLAPDTCVTKPSAIHPSQHKFTGKALVFDSEEEADQAIAAQQVTPGTVVVIRYEGPKGGPGMREMFSAMKLLYGFGLGTSTAVVTDGRFSGTNNGCFVGHISPEAAEGGPLAIVQNGDEITIDIPARALTLHVSDEEIKKRLQNWTPPKPKYKKGYLSRYERMALSASKGGIAILE; the protein is encoded by the coding sequence GTGCTGAGAAGTCAGCGCCTGTTCAGGCGCGATGAATATCTGAGCCCCCGGGCCGCTTTCAAGTCAATGGGCTACGGAAACGCCGATTTCGAGAAACCGATCATCGGGATAGCCAACTCCTTCACCGAGCTGGTGCCCGGCCATACGAACCTGAGAGAGCTGGCCGACTGGGTAAAGCGGGGAATTTACGCGGGCGGAGGCACGGCCGTGGAGTTTGGAACCATCGCGACCTGCGACTGTCTTTCCAACGGGCACAGAGGCATGTATTTCAGCCTGCCCTCCCGGGATCTCATCGCCGATGAAATAGAGACGGTGGCGGAAACCAGCCTGCTGGATGGATTAATCATGCTGGGCTCCTGCGACAAAATCGTCCCCGGCATGATGATGGCCGCGGCGCGTCTGAACATTCCCTCCGTCATCCTCTGCGGGGGGCCGATGCTTTCCGGACTTCCCTTCGACGGGCGTTCTTCGGATTTCACCTCCCTGACGGAGGCATTCGGGATGTTCAAGGCCGGAAAAATCACGCGGCAGGACCTTAATCTGCTTGAAGACCAGTGCGGGCCCACCTGCGGATCCTGTCAGTTCATCGGGACGGCCAATACCATGTGCTGTCTGGCCGAGGTGTTGGGGCTTTCGCTGCCGGGGTCAGCCGCCATTCCCGCCGTCTACGCCGAGAGAAAGCGGGCGGCCGAAGCGGCGGGCTCAGCCATCGTCAGTCTGGTTCGTCAGAACATTCGACCGGAAGCGGTGATCACGCGGGAGTCCATCCAAAACGCGATTATCGCCCTCAACGCCATCGGAGGATCGACAAACGCGGTTCTGCACATGCTGGCCCTCGCGTACGAGATCGACGTTCCCGCCGAAGAGGTGCTGGAGTGGTTCGAACATTATGGAAAAACCGTTCCTTTGATCGCGAAAATTTACCCCGCCTCGAAGTACACGATGGAGCATTTTTACCTCAGCGGCGGGATTCCCCAGGTTCTGAAGGAGCTGAAGGACGTTCTGTTCATGAACTGCATGACGGCCACCGGAAAAACCATGGGAGAAAATATCGAAAATTACCCCTACAGCTTCCCCCCCAACCGGGAGATCGTCAAAACCGCCGCAGAGCCCTTCGGCGTGGGAACCGGCGTGGCGATTCTGAGAGGAAATCTGGCTCCGGACACCTGCGTCACGAAACCGTCGGCCATCCATCCCTCCCAGCACAAATTTACGGGAAAAGCCCTCGTTTTCGACTCGGAGGAGGAGGCGGACCAGGCGATTGCCGCCCAGCAGGTGACGCCGGGAACGGTGGTCGTCATTCGCTACGAAGGGCCCAAGGGCGGGCCGGGAATGCGGGAAATGTTCAGCGCCATGAAGCTCCTGTACGGCTTCGGGCTTGGGACGTCGACGGCGGTGGTCACCGACGGGCGTTTTTCGGGCACGAACAACGGCTGCTTCGTGGGGCATATTTCGCCGGAAGCCGCCGAGGGAGGGCCTCTTGCCATCGTGCAAAACGGAGACGAAATCACGATCGACATCCCCGCCCGGGCTCTGACGCTTCACGTTTCGGATGAAGAAATCAAAAAACGGCTTCAAAACTGGACTCCTCCGAAACCCAAATACAAAAAGGGATACCTGAGCCGCTACGAAAGAATGGCCTTATCCGCAAGCAAAGGCGGCATCGCCATACTGGAGTGA
- the iorA gene encoding indolepyruvate ferredoxin oxidoreductase subunit alpha: MQKQILTGNEAVARGAYEAGCSLAAAYPGTPSTEILENMVQYKDKIYSQWACNEKVAAEIAAGASIGGLRTLCAMKHVGMNVAADPIFTMGYAGVNGGMVIVTADDPGCHSSQNEQDNRHYAPHSKIMMLEPSDSQECRDFTIAAFELSERFDTPVLLRVTTRVCHSKSIVELGERREIGAKKYERKTDKYAMLPTTARARHKAREELLKKVLEYSNDCPFNRAEIIPGTTVGVVTSGISFQYSREVFGDSASYLKLGLTYPLPDKLMADFARRFDTLYVVEENDPYLEHELQRIGFSPVGKEKIPILGELNTQIVREALLGQKNEELHSSTALPGRPPVMCPGCPHRGFFYTLSKNSAKIVGVGDIGCYGLGVSPPLNGFDFSICMGAGLSATIGFSKALAAQGDKRKVLGMVGDSTFFHSGLTSLIDVVTSGANVIACVLDNSITAMTGHQENPGTSKNLMGDPTPSVDILPVIRSLGVGEDRIRVVDPLDLAAVQSAMDAALAVTGPFVIVTRRPCVLIRSVAQANAGKYCKIDPSKCVGCKMCTKIACPAMAFSEGKSMIADPASCTGCGLCAQLCKFDAIERVGA, translated from the coding sequence ATGCAAAAACAGATATTGACCGGAAACGAGGCCGTCGCCCGCGGCGCTTACGAGGCGGGCTGCAGTCTTGCGGCGGCCTATCCGGGGACCCCCAGCACCGAAATCCTCGAAAATATGGTGCAATACAAGGACAAAATATACAGCCAGTGGGCCTGCAACGAAAAAGTGGCGGCGGAGATCGCCGCGGGGGCGTCCATTGGAGGGCTGAGAACGCTGTGCGCCATGAAACACGTGGGCATGAACGTCGCCGCGGACCCGATTTTCACCATGGGGTACGCCGGAGTGAACGGCGGGATGGTCATCGTCACCGCCGACGATCCGGGATGTCACAGCTCCCAAAACGAGCAGGACAACCGCCACTACGCCCCTCACTCGAAAATCATGATGCTGGAGCCCTCCGACTCGCAGGAGTGCAGGGACTTCACGATCGCGGCCTTCGAACTGAGCGAGCGATTCGACACCCCCGTCCTGCTTCGGGTGACGACCCGGGTCTGTCACAGCAAGAGCATCGTGGAGCTGGGAGAGCGTCGGGAGATCGGAGCGAAAAAATACGAACGGAAAACCGACAAATACGCGATGCTGCCCACAACCGCGCGAGCGCGCCACAAAGCCCGGGAAGAGCTTCTGAAAAAAGTTCTGGAGTACTCCAACGACTGCCCCTTCAACCGCGCGGAAATCATCCCCGGAACCACCGTGGGCGTCGTCACGTCAGGGATTTCCTTTCAATACAGCCGCGAGGTTTTCGGCGACTCCGCCAGCTACCTGAAACTGGGCCTGACCTATCCCCTTCCCGACAAACTGATGGCAGATTTTGCCCGAAGATTCGACACCCTTTACGTTGTGGAAGAAAACGACCCATACCTCGAACATGAACTGCAGAGGATCGGTTTTTCTCCCGTGGGGAAAGAAAAAATTCCCATTCTGGGCGAGCTGAATACGCAAATCGTGCGGGAAGCCCTGCTGGGGCAGAAAAACGAGGAGCTCCACAGCTCCACGGCGCTGCCCGGACGTCCGCCCGTCATGTGTCCCGGCTGCCCTCACCGGGGATTTTTTTACACCCTGTCCAAAAACAGCGCAAAAATCGTGGGGGTGGGCGATATTGGCTGCTATGGCCTTGGCGTCAGTCCCCCTCTGAACGGGTTTGACTTTTCCATCTGCATGGGGGCCGGACTGTCCGCCACCATCGGCTTCTCAAAAGCCCTGGCGGCGCAGGGAGATAAACGCAAAGTCCTGGGGATGGTGGGCGACTCGACCTTTTTCCACTCCGGACTCACGTCTCTCATCGACGTGGTCACGTCCGGCGCAAACGTCATCGCCTGCGTTCTGGACAACTCCATCACGGCCATGACCGGACATCAGGAAAATCCCGGCACCTCGAAAAACCTCATGGGCGACCCCACGCCCTCCGTCGACATCCTGCCGGTGATCCGTTCGCTGGGCGTCGGAGAGGACAGGATACGCGTGGTCGACCCGCTGGACCTGGCCGCCGTGCAAAGCGCCATGGACGCCGCTCTTGCGGTGACGGGGCCCTTCGTCATCGTCACACGGAGGCCCTGCGTTCTCATTCGCTCCGTGGCTCAGGCCAACGCGGGCAAATACTGCAAAATCGACCCCTCCAAATGCGTGGGCTGCAAAATGTGCACGAAAATAGCCTGCCCGGCAATGGCCTTCTCGGAGGGCAAATCGATGATAGCGGACCCGGCATCCTGCACAGGCTGCGGACTCTGCGCTCAGCTTTGCAAATTTGACGCGATAGAAAGGGTGGGAGCGTGA